One Castanea sativa cultivar Marrone di Chiusa Pesio chromosome 4, ASM4071231v1 DNA window includes the following coding sequences:
- the LOC142631544 gene encoding protein THALLO-like, whose translation MITEVPVIEVHCFVISESDQVGVQRLEMLKVRVDLEERLKQEGILSSRAPKADNTQKRLKPVSGRLMTYDDFDDDTIEVGPTRFSNGHASSLSTSKLSQIVSAKPNKP comes from the exons ATGATTACAGAAGTTCCTGTAATTGAGGTGCACTGCTTTGTTATTTCAGAG AGTGATCAAGTTGGTGTGCAACGCTTGGAAATGTTAAAAGTAAGAGTTGATCTTGAAGAAAGATTGAAACAAGAGGGTATTCTTAGTTCCAGAGCTCCAAAGGCTGATAACACCCAGAAACGTCTGAAGCCAGTTAGTGG ACGACTCATGACTTatgatgattttgatgatgacACTATAGAGGTGGGGCCTACTAGATTCAGTAATGGTCATGCAAGTTCGTTGAGCACAAGTAAACTTTCCCAAATTGTTTCTGCTAAACCAAATAAACCCTAG